The genomic DNA GACGACGAGGCCGCCGTCCTGTTCGGCAACGTGCTGCGCTGGAACACCGACTACCTCGGCCGCCAGCTGCCCGTGCTGCCCGGCGGGGACGGGTTCGCCCGCAAGGTGAAGCCGCTGGTCCGCCTCGGCGAGCGCGAGATGGCGGCGTACTGCGTTCTCACCGGCATCGACTACATCGTCGAGGAGTGCCCGATGGCGGTGGGCAACAAGCACCTCGGCTACAAGGAAGCGCTCAACGACATCGAGGCGCAGTCGCCGGGGTCGAAGGCGGCCTTCTACTTCGGCTTCCTCGACCGGGCCTCGGCGCTGTTCACCCCGCAGGCGGTGGCCGAGCGGGTCGACCTCAAGGCGTGCTCGACGTGCGGCGCGCCCACCACCGGCGAGGTGTGCGCCTTCTGCAACCTCGTCGTCAAGGCCACCAAGTGAGCCGCGCATTCGCGGCGGGCGAGAAGGTGCTCGTCCTCGACCGGAAGGGCCGCCGCTACCTCGTCACCCTGAAAGAGGGTGGGCAATTCCACACCCACACGGGCTTTGTAGAGCATGCCGAGATCCTCGGGCAGCCCGAAGGCGTGGAACTGCGCTCGACCAACGGGGCGTGGTACCAGGCGGTGCGGCCGACGTTGTCGGACTTCATCCTCAAGATGCCCCGCGGCGCCCAGGTCATCTACCCCAAGGACCTGGGGCCGATCCTGCTGCTGGCCGACATCTACCCGGGCTGCCGGGTGCTGGAGGCGGGCGTGGGCTCGGGGGCGTTGTCGATGACGATGCTGCGGGCGGGCGCCGAGATCGTGGGCTACGAATTGCGGGCCGACTTCGCCGCCAAGGCCCAGGAGAACGTGAAGTCGTTCCTGGGCGAAGCAGCCCTGGAGCGCTACCGGGTGGAAGAGCGTGACGTCTACGAGGGCATCGACGAGGTGGGCCTCGACCGCATCGTGCTCGACCTGCCCGAGCCCTGGCGGGTGGTGAAGCACGCCGAGTCCGCGCTCCACCCCGGCGGCATCCTCGTCGCCTACGTTCCC from Acidimicrobiales bacterium includes the following:
- a CDS encoding tRNA(Ile)-lysidine synthetase, translated to VDGLYLGLGIGDYSDSSAEYTRRYASKRGARLIETDLPGDFGFDIPTGSRAARRAPCSACGLSKRHLFNTAALDGRYDAVATGHNLDDEAAVLFGNVLRWNTDYLGRQLPVLPGGDGFARKVKPLVRLGEREMAAYCVLTGIDYIVEECPMAVGNKHLGYKEALNDIEAQSPGSKAAFYFGFLDRASALFTPQAVAERVDLKACSTCGAPTTGEVCAFCNLVVKATK
- a CDS encoding tRNA (adenine-N1)-methyltransferase, coding for MSRAFAAGEKVLVLDRKGRRYLVTLKEGGQFHTHTGFVEHAEILGQPEGVELRSTNGAWYQAVRPTLSDFILKMPRGAQVIYPKDLGPILLLADIYPGCRVLEAGVGSGALSMTMLRAGAEIVGYELRADFAAKAQENVKSFLGEAALERYRVEERDVYEGIDEVGLDRIVLDLPEPWRVVKHAESALHPGGILVAYVPSVIQVAQLREALATSAFSMAETQEVLLRTWHVEGNAVRPDHRMVGHTGFLTSARLVGPPGQ